Within the Rhea pennata isolate bPtePen1 chromosome 19, bPtePen1.pri, whole genome shotgun sequence genome, the region CTTCAACTATAttcagtgtttgtttgtttgtttgaaaacagaCGGTGAATCTGAATATGGCTCTTCCCTCTATGCACCTGCACATGCCGACAGGACAGAAGCCACTTTACAGTATAAAAAGCAAAGGGGCCCAAGCTGTCCAATGTCCCCTAACCAGATACTCTTAACTGTGAACACACTGCAGAATAGCTGTAAGTCAGCACTAGTCGGCACCAGTATTCAGCATACTCCAACAGTCACAGAAGCGTGGGAACCTTCACTGCATCAGCAAGAACactctgaaaaaatgaaaatatataaaacccCCATGCAGCACAAAAAGGATCAGTCAGTCCAGCTCCAACACATGAGATCTGACAGTGACTCTTTGACCACGAAAAGAATTTCGACACCCTTTGAAACCAAAAAGCTGCAGCTCAAGCTAATAAACTCTTTGCACGGACCCACTGTGAAGTCCTCCATTCCTGCTCCCTCCATTGTACGTCCCAAGTCATACTGTGGCATGCcggaagaaaagcaagctcaCAGTGGCTATGGTAAAGTCATTCCCCTACCTGACGTTGGGGTTCAGCTTATCGGCCACTTTACAACTTCCTCTGAACCAATTAAATCAACACCCATGATTGTACAAGTGAAAACTAAACCggtttccaggaaaaaaaagccctttctTCAATATGCTGCAGACCCTTATCGGATTAACAGTGGATTCAAGCTTCTGACAAGAAAACAGAGGGTGGCATATCAGAAAGCTACAACAGTTCAGTATCAGTCAAACCAGACAAAACTCATAGAAGACCAACAAAAAGTGCGCAAGAAGGCCTGGTTAAGGAAAATTAGAGGCCTTCCTATAGATTCTTTTACCAAGGAGGGGAAAATAGCTGCTCCTGAACTTGGCCTCAATACATTCATCTGAGATAATCTGTTAGTTCAACAAACCACCAGCATCTGAGCATTCTGGGGCTTCTCAAATATACTATCTTCTCATGATCCCTCTggtttataaataaatgtaaaaaaaactctattatttttttctgaacagtatTATTGGCATATTTAAGTATTTGTGAAGGCAGCCAATGGGGTGACTCCTCTCCGGGGATTTGACATTTTGCTAGACCTATTGTTCCCATAGACACAGCATTGTTGTTTAAAGACAAGTATTACTGAAGAAACGGTTTAACtgtattcaaataaaaacattcctaCTATTATCAGGTTCTATGAGGATTTAGtcaattttaaattacagaattttacttgtgaatcacagaatagttggagTTAAAAGGGAACTTTAGAGATCGtctgctccagccccctgctcctgcagggtcagctggagcaggttgctcCGTGCCTTCCACAACCGAGTGTTCAGAAACTCTCCTAGTCCTTCATTCAAATCTCAGTTCAGAAAGCTTCTTATAGCAAAACTCTCAGCACTCGCACATTCTGCGGTGGAACAATCCTCAAAATCCCATTAAATCCAGTAGATATTCTCTTAAGTATTCAGATTTGTGGAACACTGCAGGCCACTGCTTCTGGTACCTATTATCACACTTTTGGTCCAGTCCAAGACACACCGACTTATTGTAGCTCCAAGTCAAAGAAATGATAATTCTCAACTTCCCTTGTGCTCTTCTTATGTGCATTCTCACTAGTAGTTGGGTACTTACACCAGCTCGTAAGTACTCCTTCTATAGAGCCATTCATGCATTCTTTTGAGAACATCATGTAACATTATGTGATGTATAACATTCAGGTTTATCCCCTACTCACACACGAGTGCACAATCAGGAGTATTAAGGGTAAAAATCCCTCCTGTTTCTTTCACTGATGGTTTATTTAAAGATTGTGTATAACATTTTAGCAATTACATAGCAGAAACGAGCAAAACATTCTTTTAGGAAGTAGTCAAACAGCTACCTAAGACCCGAAAGAGCCTGCAGCCTTTGAGGTTTTCAAGGCTCAGCTAGAAAAATCTGTGGCTGACACAATTTACTGTTGGCAAGAGTCCCACTCTCAGCAGGAGGTTGGATTAGAGAGCTTTCCAGCCAACAGTTACTGTGAACTCAAAATATACTATATGAGCTATTTTAGAAAGCATAGACTTAAAAAGAATTGTCAGAGCTTCCTAAGTTTTGTGACATGCCACATTCTGCAAGGTGAACAAAGACTCATGTCTCCTCCCAGGCTTTAACAGAcagtttatttctctctccttacCAGACACCTACTTTTAGCGCACACCAATACCCCTACAGCCGTTGCCACAGTATCTCTGGAAACTGCTTTCCCTGCGGGACACGACATTGCCGTTGCCCGGCcaccccgcagcccccgcgctgCGTGACAGGTCGCCGAGCACGGAGAGGCGCCGGGCGGGAGATCGCAGCACCAAGCCCTCAGCACCTGCCGCCTCGCCAGCCTCCGGCACGGCCCAGGCCCTGCCGAGCCGCCCCACACGGGAAGGAGGTGGGAGCCGGCCGAGTGTGACGCCGAAACACTCCCCCTCAGCGCCTACCGGTAACGGCTCTAACGATCCCCAACGCCTCCTCGCGCACCGCCCCCATGACGTCACCCGCGCGGCACCAGAGGGCGCGGCGGCCACGTCTCGCGCACCGCCCCTCGCAGCGCGCACGCGCCGCGCGGCCACCTCCCCCgggcgagcggccgcggcgcgcgtCGGGATTGGCCCTGGGCCGTTGACGTAGCAAGGCAGGCGGAAGTGCGGTGGCTCCAACGATGCTGCGGCAGGTGAGGCTGGtggcgggcgcgcgggggcgggaccggaccggaccggaccggaccggaccaGACCAGACCAGACCAGACCAGACCGAACCGTTTCATTGCGTTGCGTTGCGTTTCAgaccccgcggcgcggcgcggcccggctatggagcggggccgcggcgggcccgggcagcgcggcgggggccgccggcagcgcagcgtggcgcggcgccgccgtgCTTTGCCGCGGCTCGCCGCTCGCCTCCCCTGCGCGCCCCCCGCGTGTCGGCAGTGTCCCGAGGATCACCTGCGTCGCCGTAGCCCGGCAGCTCGGGCTGCTTCACTGTTAGCACGTGGGGGACCTTGGTAGCCTAAAGGTGGCTGTGAGTCGCCTTGGCAAGAGGAGTGTGACATGACGTAGTAACAGCTTTTGTATAAAGCAACaaattctgcaaaagaaaagaacccCAGACTAGCGGTGCAGTTAGCTACTGACTGCAGAAAGGATCCTTGGGCTCGCAGTGTGAGTTTAAGTAGAtttcagaaagcacagagcatgGTAGTAAGAGTAGAATCCAGCTACtgcatgcttttctttcatttgtggTTAAATCTTCCTGTTCTCAACTTTATTTCGATCTTAAAGTATCATCGTAATTGTTTTTGTAATCAAAGTTGTCCCTTTTTGAAGTTGAAAACAGTGATTCTCTTTTCTCATATAACTGTGTGTATCTGTCCTTAGGACAGCAATGATGACACCGAAGATGTGTCCCTCTTTGATGCAGATGACGAAGTGTCCAGGAGATCAAAAAAGTCTAAAATAAGGTCTGTGGCTGGTGGAGAAAGGTTCTAGATGAGTTCTAGACAGAACTGTGATGAAAGAAGGACTGCCGTTgcactttaaaatatgtaacagtaaatatcttttctctttaattagAAGTAATGAATAGTGATTTCTGGGTAATGGAGAGTGCCAGttcctgaaaatatattaaaatttgtgTATTGATGCCTTCATACTTCTGGGGGGTTCTCAAAGTTAAGATCTGTTTCTTATCTTCCTGCATTTAAGGGATTTAAGTTGATATAATGGCTCTGAGCTCTGTGTAATAGgaatttttctgcagctttgggTGGTGGTTCTAGGTTAGTTACCACTTCCTTAGTCTTTGTTCTGGAGTATGTTCGAAGCTGCTTTCCTACAGTTTGCCTGTCCTGATATAATTAGACCAGTGGCTTCCTTCCTCTGTTCTGCCCAAACTCCTTCCACAGAGCTACATCTATACCTGGGTGTTGTAGAGCCTTATCAGTAGTGACTTCAGATCCTATATGGCACTTTTCTGACCTGGAAACTGGAGAAGTCAGAAAGAAGGGCAGGTCTTCTATATTGAGAAACAGGATCTGCTTTCATTTAATTCAGTCTAGTGTTTCTTCCATGTGAACGTTTTTTAACTTTACtccttaaaaaatacattacctTGAATACTAAGCAAAGGTTCCTGTCCTTGCACCTGGCATACGACTGTATGTAGAAGGTGTTTTCCTTATAGTGAGCTTCTAGTCAGCTTATCTCCCATGTTTGCAGTAGTTGCGACAAACTGATCTCATGTAGCAATGTTGATTCCTGTCTTTGAATTGGTAGGAGATCACTGTGGCAGGATGTCATTTTTCTATGAATTTACTTGAAAGGATTGTGATTATACTGCATGTCTTGTTTCTCATTTCCAGGCATCCAGTGGCATCATTTTTCCACTTGTTTTTCCGAGTCAGTGCAATAGTTGTCTATCTGCTCTGTGAGCTCTTAACTAGCAGCTTCATTGCCTGTATGGTGACAATTATCCTCCTCTTGTCATGTGACTTTTGGGCTGTAAAGGTAAGCTCCTGtcttgtttttcatatttttgttaccttcatcttaatatatgaaaataattcaacATTAAACTATCCTGATATGTGTGTAACAAGAAAGAGTAACTTTTCACCTTTCCAAGGGAATAATCCCCAAAAGAGCTCAAATATTACGAAGTATTGTGAAGTGTTATAAAATAGTAGCTCTTAAATTTctatctttttcaaaattaaatagagAACATCAGGCTTGCTTTTGTATTATTACAATATCTTGTTTTTACATGGAgtatattagaaaaatacacCATGTAGACATGAAATCCCTAATTTGTTCCGGTCTTCGTTCCCTAGAAAGCTTAGCTTGCTACTTATGCTGTTGTCTGCAGAATTTCTCATCTTAATATTTATCAACAGATGTATAGTGTACAGAACTGCATGACTGTCTCATTGCAGTGCTTTcatattgctttatttttaaagcagttcattttttcctttttaggatACAGTTTGATGAGAAGAGTGAGCTAATATGACAGCTCTTTGCTCATGGAGGCAGCAGTTCTATCCCTATCATTCCATTGTGTCAACTATTGTCCTTGTCTCACTGCTTGATGAGCTTATTCAGTTCACTAAGCCTGCTGAAATGAACCCAACGAGtaaaacaagaataattttCTACCAGAATAGTTGCCTGAATTGGTTCAATAAGGAATCAAAAGACTTTCAGGGTGTTAGTGAGTAGAAAAATCTGTCCAGAAACagaggagggcagagcagaATCCACTTGTGCCGGGTGAGCTAATAGACTGGCTGAGCTGTCTCTAGGCTGCACCTTTAAAGTTGTGCATATTTGACAGGTTTATGGCACTACACTGCCAAACCTTGGAAGAATTAACCATGGTTGTGCAGCTTTGGAATGTTCCAGAGCTGCAGTTTGTGGTTCAACTATGTTGGTCTGTGGGACAGCATGTGGTTACTAATGGGCAAGGGTGGTATCAGAACCTTGTTAGCTTCTTCATCTTCATATCCTATTCAATGACTTACAGAAACAGTAAGATTATCTCCGAAAATAAGAAATtaactttatctttttaatCTGTAGTTTGATCCCTGTGTATTGTACTATGTGCATGGGATTGCATGGTCTCTTTAGCAAGCTGCCTGGGTTCTATCAGCCTTCCTTTCCCAAGGCCTTTCAAGGTTACTTGTCCCTATCTTGCCTTtgcttctcctctcttcctccctctgccagTCTCTTTGCTTGGACAATCTTTGTTTTTCCCAAATGTGAGGCAAATGAATTGGAATTAGCAACCCAAAGAGGTGAACTTTGGCAAAATTGAGAGCAATAAAATATGTGATCTTTACAGAGTATGATGccttttattctaaaatatagCCACCGTTGTTAACTACTACTGCCATCTGCGCTGCTAAGGGAGAAATGTAGTATGAAATAGgctgtggcagctgctgctggtgttaGAGGCGGCATTTGCTATTTAGAGAATTTGAAGCTTACCAGAGAGGTGAGAGCTGAGGTTGAAAGTTAATATTGTTTCTGTGATCCAATATTGAGATGGAATATTCCTAAGGATTTATTTGACTAGTGGTTTctcttagaaaattaaaatctcattgcttttcttctatttcagaATGTCACAGGGCGACTGATGGTTGGCCTTCGCTGGTGGAACCAAGTGGATGATGATGGTAGAAGTCACTGGGTTTTTGAAGCCAGGCAGGTAAAggatcttttttgttgttgttttgtttttgtttgtttgtttagtttaaTAAAGCATCTATTAACCAGCAATTACACCTTTTTGTGAGGACAAATTGTGCAATGTAGACATTTCTTTTGAGGTATAGATCTGTAACCACCTGCTTGTTTCATGTAGGCTACTGAATAAGGATTGTTTCAACTTGttatgttttcagattttttattattattattattgtgagGTATTGATCTGGCTTTATATGAGTAACCTAAAAGTTCTAGTAAATGTGTAGTAAAGATTCATATGTCATGTCACAACCTACAAGTTCTCTAGTGAGAACTTGAACAGCTGATGTAGCTTTTACATCCTATTGAAAATTATTAGAACTAAGAAGaaacatatatctatatatatttgtgtgtgtgtatgtatatatgtataacaCTTATCATGGCTACTACTGTTCCTTTGCGTTCATTATGGCTATTACTATGTCTTTACTATCCAATCAGTCTGGCATCTCACCATCTGTTACATAATTATCCTTTTATCCCTCTCTCTCATCTCTGTATACGTGGAGCCAATGGCACTCCCTTTTGCTATGCCGATCTTTAGCAAGGTAAAGATAATTTCCCATGATCATACAAGTAGAAGTCTGCTATGGCACAGGGGCTTGAAACTAGACCTTTCCTTAGCTGAGTTTGTGCCTTCATTACTGCCATATCCTTTCTCAAGACCATGTACTAGTTTTTCTAAACTAACAAGTTAGGGGGAAAAAGTAGCTGAAGTGCGGGTGATTCAGTAAATCTAGTCATGAGTTATATAATAACTTTTTTATAACTTTTGATATGAAATGAGTACTTGCTTGAGAGCTTCTGCTCTTAGAAGTAAACTGTGCGTATGGTGTACCAACCTACAGTCCAATAacagatttgattttaaaagaaaagctttataaaaacagtGGTGTGATATGAATCAGACCTGTGATTCTATGCCTGTgtgtaaaaaaaattattctgtctTGATTGTTAAGAGTATCACTGTTTAATTCTTCAAAGGCTGGCACTGGTGAAATTACAGTTGTCTGTACAGCGATTTAGAGGTGAAAACATTACCCATTTGGCTGTTCCTGTGCTGTGTAACTGAAGAATACTGTAAATGTGATGTTTCCAAAACTTACTGGGGCCATTTAGCACTCCAATAAGCGTTCCAATGCTGCTTCTGATAGAAAATTGACAAAAGGAACCcttaaatggaaacattttctgttgGAGAAAGATGTTAATATAATGCAGAAATTGATCCTGAAAGCACTTGAGTGCTGTCCTGCGGAGGCAAAAACCTGGAGGCTTGTTGATTCAGAACTGTTATTAAAAACACTGTGATCTGTACAATAGAGCAACCTGTTCAGCTCCATTTCTATTCTATTTCTAGGTATCGGCACAAGGGAATAAAGCCTCATCAGAAGCAGAGTCTCGAATTTTCTGGTTAGGTCTAATCACCTGTCCTATGATCTGGGTGATATTTGCGTTCAgtgctctcttttctttcaaagtgaaATGGCTGGTGAGTTGATTTCTCCAACTCAGTAATAGATTTTGCATGTTACAGGTAAGTCGGTGTAAATTCCTGattcttgttttctcctgtgtCTTAGGCAGTGGTTGTGATGGGGGTGGTACTTCAGGGAGCCAACCTTTATGGTTATATCAGGTGTAAAGTTGGTAGCAGAAAGAACTTGACAAGCATGGCAACCAGCTATCTTGGAAAGCAGTTCTTGCGGCAGGTAAGATTTCCAGGGGGTTGGAAACCTgtcaaaaatctgtttctgtctATAAGCTTCTCTTCTGCCTGGGCCACgaaaagaaagatgtaaaaattTGTTGTTTGGAGTTCTGCAGTGGGACCCTTCATGCCTTGCTTTCTTGTGAATCTGAGTCCTCAGTTACAGTCATAGAATAACACGCTAATTACTGGCATCAAGTTCCATTTGCTTCATCAGGAGCTCATGTTGTTTACTGGTGTCATGGACAAGTTCTATAGAAGTTACTGAAGTATGGctgctttactgaaaataagGAGCAGGGTGAAAAAGGTGACAGAGTAAAATAGCTTTTGACAAACTTTTCAGCTCTTGGATAACGGGCTGCTGAATTACTTACTTTTTTGCAGTTTCCTCTTCAGAATATGCTAACCACAAAAACATGCATCTGAAGGGATCCTGTGTTGGTCTCTTGTGCTGCAGCATGCGTGGCTCTTAGCCAAAAGGATTGCAAGGATTGCCACTgccttttattctctttctcaCTTCCAGTCAGCTCTTCCCATCAGAGTGCTTTCCTGCCAGAGCGCTGGGTTTTCTTAATCCTGTGGTTCCCTGCAGCAGTAGTTAAAACTATCCACTTCTGGGCTAGCATTTAATTGTTGCTTTCCCCAGGTTTCTTGACTATGGCCCAGGTGACTGGGGGCAGTGGTTTGGTTGCTCCAGGTTCACAAACGTTTACTGGAATTGTCATTAGGGTGAGCAGAAGTTAGAATGTTGGTGAGCCTTTGTTCTCAGCAGTATGTGCTGTGATTGTGCTTTTCTGAAGCTGGATTTGCTTCTGAATACTCTTTAACACTGCAGTGGTTAGCCTACAGTCTAGACCAGTGTCAGTCCATGGTAGAAGTGAATGTGTTGCCCCAGAATCCTGGCAGTGATTCAGATAGCTCTTCTGTGGTgtactcttctttctttctttctttctttctttatttatttttttcttctgcagactgTGGCTAAAGATGACCAAA harbors:
- the TVP23C gene encoding Golgi apparatus membrane protein TVP23 homolog C — its product is MLRQDSNDDTEDVSLFDADDEVSRRSKKSKIRHPVASFFHLFFRVSAIVVYLLCELLTSSFIACMVTIILLLSCDFWAVKNVTGRLMVGLRWWNQVDDDGRSHWVFEARQVSAQGNKASSEAESRIFWLGLITCPMIWVIFAFSALFSFKVKWLAVVVMGVVLQGANLYGYIRCKVGSRKNLTSMATSYLGKQFLRQTVAKDDQTAS